Proteins co-encoded in one Kribbella solani genomic window:
- a CDS encoding FtsK/SpoIIIE domain-containing protein yields the protein MTWHELGRPVVLAIDADVNDSTTAPTDLALLVRALQDSARLADVTAPKSPWLPPLADRVTLAQLDAVGRGDDGRLPAIPFGLSDVPHGQAREVATYDLNSSGPLGIIGAPRSGRSTALRAIAASIAHLTEPRDVHLYGIDCGTTRCSR from the coding sequence ATGACCTGGCACGAGCTCGGGCGACCGGTGGTCTTGGCGATCGATGCGGACGTCAACGACAGCACGACCGCACCCACCGACCTGGCGCTGCTGGTGCGCGCCCTGCAGGACTCCGCACGCCTCGCCGATGTCACAGCGCCGAAGAGTCCGTGGCTGCCTCCCCTCGCCGATCGTGTCACCCTTGCCCAACTCGACGCCGTCGGGCGCGGCGACGACGGCCGTCTGCCGGCGATCCCGTTCGGACTCAGCGATGTTCCACATGGGCAGGCGCGCGAAGTGGCGACGTACGACCTCAACTCGTCCGGCCCGCTCGGCATCATCGGCGCACCTCGCAGCGGCCGCTCGACCGCCCTTCGAGCGATCGCCGCGTCGATCGCACATCTCACCGAACCGAGGGACGTCCACCTTTACGGGATTGACTGCGGAACAACGCGCTGCTCCCGCTAG
- a CDS encoding DUF3592 domain-containing protein: protein MAIGGWGTRGERVTAVVAWLLFTAMAAGVLAGGVAIAMLGRRALRDVNSLGAHHEQAVGRVVAKHSYPNGPQSGDKTEVTIGFTAADGSWHTTTRTLQLWSKARNVGDTVTVSYDSGNPADFVTGSIGWKRTREILTIAVGVVLTLGTPVAYVATVRDTFVGACGRPRSSGARQRRR, encoded by the coding sequence ATGGCGATCGGGGGCTGGGGAACTCGTGGTGAGCGTGTCACAGCCGTCGTCGCCTGGTTGCTGTTCACGGCCATGGCGGCCGGCGTGCTTGCCGGTGGTGTCGCCATTGCGATGCTGGGGCGGCGGGCGCTGCGAGACGTCAACTCGTTGGGTGCACATCATGAGCAGGCAGTTGGGCGGGTCGTGGCCAAACATTCGTACCCGAACGGCCCACAGTCCGGCGACAAGACCGAGGTGACGATCGGCTTCACCGCTGCCGACGGATCGTGGCACACGACGACCCGGACGCTTCAGCTGTGGAGCAAGGCAAGGAACGTCGGCGACACCGTGACGGTGAGCTACGACTCCGGGAATCCGGCGGACTTCGTCACCGGCTCGATCGGCTGGAAACGCACACGGGAGATCCTGACCATCGCGGTCGGAGTCGTCTTGACTCTCGGTACGCCGGTCGCGTACGTCGCGACGGTCCGCGACACCTTCGTCGGAGCTTGCGGGAGGCCACGTTCCTCGGGCGCTCGGCAGCGGAGGCGGTAA
- a CDS encoding bifunctional proline dehydrogenase/L-glutamate gamma-semialdehyde dehydrogenase, translating into MTQLSSEDGVLTEVETLVRRWLDDAAGQPVAPAARRLADVLRDPAGLDFTVGFVDRVIRPEDVRVAAANLRDLARRAPGFLPWHLRQLVRLGALLSVIAPGGVIAIARRELRRMVGHLLVDATDARLGRSIARLRKRGVGLNLNLLGEAVLGQAEAARRLEGTQRLLSRLDVDYVSIKVSATVPPHSPWAFDETVDHIERSLLPLFTLAASSQTPKFINLDMEEYRDLELTIAVFTRLLDRPELLHLEAGIVLQAYLPDALGAMMRLQTWAKARKDRGGAGIKVRLVKGANLPMEQVDATLHDWPLATWSTKRDSDTNYKRVLDYALRPDRVENVRLGVAGHNLFDIAYAWTLAGHRGVRDRVEFEMLLGMAEGQAEAVRRTVGGLLLYVPVVHPKDFDVAIAYLVRRLEEGASQDNFMSAVFELQDNPELYEREKDRFVSSLAQLDSVVPEPNRRQDRGSDDPTAVVRPSGRFANVPDTDPSLPPNRAWGRAITERIATSTAGAAQVAEHTVQDVSALDSVMTRAVDGGRTWSAMSGTERAAILRRAAGTLEAARPVLLEVMASECGKTLDQGDPEISEAVDFANYYAAQAEELDHVDGAIAEPVGLTVVTPPWNFPVAIPAGSVLAALAAGSPVIIKPAGQARRCGSVMVQALWDAGVPREVLHLVHLSERDLGTRLVSDERVGRLILTGAFETAALFRGFRPDLPLLAETSGKNAIVVTPHADFDLAVKDVVYSAFGHAGQKCSAASLAILVGSVARSARFRDQLVDAVASLKVGYPTDPTVQMGPIIEPAEGKLRRALTQLAPGEQWLVEPRQLDDTGRLWSPGVKAGVRPGSEFHLTEYFGPVLGLIEADDLDHAIALQNQVDYGLTAGLHSLDRTEIERWIDRVEAGNAYVNRSTVGAIVRRQPFGGWKKSAVGAGAKAGGPNYLIGLSDWRVAPATATAPISPAVSGLLGAARRLGLGQHELDFLERAYGSDALAWSREFGVARDVSALMAEKNVLRYLPLPVTVRAEDVGVAPLLRVVGAGAVAGAAVTVSTAKPLDPVILESLAGLGIECRVDDPIAWEQVLRDSPPARVRLLGGRREEFAAASAGRPDVALYAHPVVEAGRIELLTFLREQSVTVTAHRFGSPTELAEGLF; encoded by the coding sequence ATGACCCAGCTGAGTTCCGAGGACGGCGTGCTGACGGAAGTCGAGACCCTGGTTCGGCGGTGGCTCGACGATGCCGCTGGGCAACCGGTCGCGCCGGCCGCGCGCCGCTTGGCGGATGTGTTGCGCGACCCAGCCGGCCTTGACTTCACTGTCGGGTTCGTCGACCGGGTGATCCGTCCGGAAGATGTCCGGGTCGCCGCGGCCAACCTCCGCGACCTGGCCCGGCGCGCACCTGGCTTCTTGCCCTGGCATCTGCGCCAACTGGTCCGGCTGGGTGCGCTGCTCTCGGTGATCGCACCCGGCGGGGTCATCGCGATCGCGCGCCGGGAGCTGCGCCGGATGGTTGGGCACCTGCTCGTCGACGCGACGGACGCGCGTCTGGGCCGTTCGATCGCACGTCTCCGGAAGCGCGGTGTCGGGCTGAACCTCAACCTGCTGGGCGAGGCGGTGCTGGGCCAGGCCGAGGCTGCCCGCCGCCTCGAGGGCACCCAGCGCCTGCTCTCGCGACTCGACGTCGACTACGTGTCCATCAAGGTCTCGGCGACGGTGCCGCCGCACTCGCCGTGGGCGTTCGACGAAACGGTGGACCACATCGAGCGCAGCCTCCTTCCCCTGTTCACCCTGGCCGCGAGCTCGCAGACCCCCAAATTCATCAATCTGGACATGGAGGAGTACCGCGACCTGGAGCTGACCATCGCGGTGTTCACCCGGCTGCTCGACCGGCCCGAGCTGCTTCACCTCGAGGCCGGCATCGTGCTGCAGGCGTACCTCCCGGACGCTTTGGGCGCGATGATGCGCTTGCAGACCTGGGCGAAGGCGCGCAAAGACCGCGGCGGTGCCGGGATCAAGGTCCGGCTGGTGAAGGGTGCGAACCTGCCGATGGAGCAGGTGGACGCGACGTTGCACGACTGGCCGTTGGCGACCTGGTCGACCAAGCGGGACTCCGATACCAACTACAAGCGGGTGCTGGACTACGCACTTCGACCCGACCGCGTCGAGAACGTGCGGCTCGGCGTCGCCGGTCACAACCTTTTCGACATCGCGTACGCCTGGACCCTCGCCGGGCATCGCGGCGTACGCGACCGGGTCGAGTTCGAGATGCTGCTCGGCATGGCCGAGGGGCAAGCAGAAGCCGTGCGGCGTACGGTCGGTGGCCTGCTGCTCTACGTACCGGTGGTACACCCGAAGGACTTCGACGTCGCGATCGCGTACCTGGTGCGCCGGCTCGAGGAAGGCGCGAGCCAGGACAACTTCATGTCCGCGGTCTTCGAACTGCAGGACAACCCCGAGCTGTACGAGCGGGAGAAGGATCGGTTCGTCAGCTCGCTGGCGCAGCTGGACAGCGTTGTGCCGGAGCCGAATCGCCGGCAGGACCGCGGCAGCGACGACCCCACCGCCGTCGTGCGGCCGTCCGGCAGGTTCGCGAACGTTCCGGACACCGACCCGTCCCTGCCGCCCAACCGGGCCTGGGGGCGGGCGATCACCGAGCGGATCGCCACCTCGACGGCGGGTGCCGCTCAGGTCGCCGAGCACACTGTCCAGGACGTCTCCGCGCTCGACTCGGTCATGACGCGCGCGGTCGACGGCGGCCGTACCTGGTCCGCGATGTCCGGGACCGAGCGCGCCGCGATCCTGCGCCGCGCTGCCGGGACTCTCGAGGCCGCGCGTCCGGTTCTGCTCGAGGTCATGGCCTCCGAGTGCGGCAAGACGCTGGACCAGGGCGATCCGGAGATCTCGGAGGCCGTCGACTTCGCGAACTACTACGCGGCACAGGCCGAGGAGCTCGATCACGTCGACGGCGCCATCGCGGAACCGGTAGGACTCACCGTGGTGACGCCGCCGTGGAACTTCCCGGTCGCTATCCCGGCCGGCTCGGTGCTGGCCGCGCTCGCCGCCGGCAGCCCGGTGATCATCAAGCCCGCGGGCCAGGCCCGCCGGTGCGGCTCGGTGATGGTCCAGGCGCTCTGGGACGCCGGCGTCCCGCGCGAGGTTCTGCACTTGGTGCACCTGAGCGAGCGCGACCTCGGGACACGGCTGGTTTCCGACGAACGGGTCGGCCGGCTGATCCTGACCGGCGCCTTCGAGACGGCCGCGCTGTTCCGCGGCTTCCGGCCGGACCTGCCGCTGCTCGCCGAGACCAGCGGCAAGAACGCGATCGTGGTCACCCCGCATGCCGACTTCGACCTGGCGGTCAAGGACGTCGTCTACTCGGCTTTCGGGCACGCGGGCCAGAAATGCTCGGCTGCCTCGCTGGCCATCCTGGTCGGATCCGTCGCCCGGTCGGCGCGGTTCCGCGACCAACTCGTCGACGCGGTCGCCTCGCTCAAGGTCGGCTACCCGACGGACCCGACCGTGCAGATGGGCCCGATCATCGAGCCCGCCGAGGGCAAGCTGCGCCGGGCGCTGACTCAGCTGGCTCCGGGGGAGCAGTGGCTGGTCGAGCCCCGTCAGCTCGACGACACCGGCCGGCTTTGGTCGCCAGGGGTGAAGGCCGGTGTCCGGCCCGGCTCGGAGTTCCACCTGACCGAGTACTTCGGTCCGGTCCTGGGGCTGATCGAGGCCGACGACCTGGACCACGCGATCGCCCTGCAGAACCAGGTCGACTACGGACTCACTGCCGGTCTGCACTCCCTGGACCGCACCGAGATCGAGCGCTGGATCGACCGCGTCGAGGCCGGCAACGCGTACGTGAACCGGTCCACGGTCGGTGCGATCGTGCGGCGTCAGCCGTTCGGTGGTTGGAAGAAGTCCGCAGTGGGTGCCGGCGCCAAGGCCGGCGGGCCGAACTACCTGATCGGCTTGAGCGATTGGCGGGTTGCGCCCGCGACCGCCACGGCACCGATCTCTCCGGCCGTCAGCGGGCTGCTCGGCGCGGCGCGGCGCCTCGGGCTCGGGCAGCACGAACTCGACTTCCTCGAGCGCGCGTACGGTTCCGATGCCCTGGCCTGGTCGAGGGAGTTCGGTGTCGCCCGCGACGTGTCCGCGCTGATGGCAGAGAAGAACGTTCTCCGCTACCTTCCGCTCCCGGTCACAGTACGCGCGGAGGACGTCGGCGTGGCGCCTCTGCTCCGCGTCGTCGGTGCTGGAGCGGTGGCCGGTGCGGCCGTGACGGTTTCCACCGCGAAGCCGCTCGATCCGGTGATCCTCGAATCGCTTGCCGGATTGGGGATCGAGTGCCGCGTCGACGACCCGATCGCGTGGGAGCAGGTGCTGCGGGACTCGCCTCCCGCGCGAGTCCGTCTTCTGGGCGGCCGCCGGGAAGAGTTTGCCGCAGCGAGTGCCGGCAGGCCGGATGTGGCGCTCTACGCTCATCCCGTCGTCGAGGCCGGACGCATCGAGTTGCTGACGTTCCTACGTGAGCAGTCGGTCACGGTCACCGCGCATCGGTTCGGCTCGCCGACCGAGCTGGCTGAAGGGCTGTTCTGA
- a CDS encoding LysR substrate-binding domain-containing protein: MKQHPDLLDVRRLRLLHELSLRGTLAGVAEALHQSPSSVSQALTQLEREVGVPLLEKVGRRVRLTPAAEVLVEHTAVILQRLESAASDVAAQGDQASGTVRLAVFQSAASAFMPQMLTELAARHPRLRVTMSQREPEQALYETWMREFDLVIAEEYPGHTARAYPNLHRQPLTTDLLRLAVPPSGDPWDAITSIAAAAGVPWTMEPTGTASRRWAEQLCREAGFEPDVRFETDDLEAQIALIESGNAVAILPDLMRVRRKPQARMIDVDPRRRSVFTATRTAISTTPAIRACRKALASVVPRQILVP, encoded by the coding sequence ATGAAACAGCATCCCGATCTTCTCGACGTCCGCCGGCTGCGGCTGCTGCACGAGCTGAGCCTGCGTGGCACCCTGGCCGGAGTCGCCGAGGCACTGCACCAGAGCCCGTCATCCGTGTCGCAGGCGCTGACCCAACTGGAGCGTGAGGTCGGCGTCCCGCTGCTGGAAAAGGTCGGCCGGCGGGTCCGGCTCACGCCGGCCGCCGAGGTACTGGTCGAGCACACCGCCGTCATCCTGCAGCGCCTCGAATCGGCCGCCTCCGACGTCGCCGCGCAAGGTGACCAGGCCTCCGGAACCGTACGCCTGGCCGTCTTCCAGTCGGCTGCCTCGGCGTTCATGCCGCAGATGCTCACCGAACTGGCCGCGCGTCATCCGAGGCTTCGGGTGACGATGTCGCAGCGTGAGCCCGAGCAGGCCTTGTACGAGACGTGGATGCGCGAGTTCGACCTGGTCATCGCCGAGGAGTACCCAGGCCACACCGCCCGCGCGTACCCCAATCTGCACCGGCAACCACTGACCACCGACCTGCTACGGCTGGCGGTTCCACCGTCGGGCGACCCCTGGGATGCGATCACCTCGATCGCGGCCGCCGCCGGCGTCCCCTGGACGATGGAGCCCACCGGTACCGCATCGCGCCGCTGGGCCGAACAGCTCTGCCGCGAGGCCGGCTTCGAACCCGACGTTCGATTCGAGACCGATGACCTGGAAGCACAGATCGCGTTGATCGAGAGCGGAAACGCGGTCGCGATCCTCCCGGATCTGATGCGAGTCCGGCGCAAACCACAGGCGCGCATGATCGACGTGGACCCCCGACGCCGCTCGGTGTTCACCGCGACCAGGACCGCAATCAGTACCACACCGGCGATCCGGGCCTGCCGAAAAGCGCTCGCGTCAGTGGTGCCGAGGCAGATCCTCGTACCCTGA
- a CDS encoding nitroreductase family protein, with protein sequence MLADAEPERTGLGIRGTSNRGRGPAKGDVQPLRGEQREISGGRAVRAVRKRLDLDRPVPRSLIYECVDLATQAPTGRNRQRWHFIVVTDRERRRLVGDIFRRALTTGGGQPPTERDLPRMFAHPGSMERISDGLRHLHDNIHRVPAFVIPAIEGRTEGASVLDQSMTWGSILPAAWSFMLAARARGLGTVWTTAQGPLERELAKALAVPYDEVMLAAFIPMAFTIGTNFKPAHRIPREQVLRWERW encoded by the coding sequence ATGCTGGCCGACGCCGAGCCCGAGCGCACCGGCCTGGGCATCCGCGGCACGAGCAACCGCGGTCGAGGCCCGGCAAAGGGCGATGTCCAACCGCTCCGCGGCGAGCAGAGGGAAATAAGCGGTGGTCGCGCGGTCCGTGCCGTACGCAAACGCTTGGACCTGGATCGTCCGGTTCCACGTTCCCTGATCTACGAGTGCGTCGACCTGGCCACACAGGCTCCGACAGGGCGCAACCGGCAGCGCTGGCACTTCATCGTCGTCACCGACCGCGAGCGGCGCCGCCTCGTCGGGGACATCTTCCGCCGCGCGCTGACGACCGGAGGTGGACAGCCTCCGACCGAGCGGGACCTGCCGCGCATGTTCGCCCACCCCGGCTCAATGGAACGGATCTCGGACGGCCTGCGCCACCTGCACGACAACATTCACCGTGTGCCCGCCTTCGTGATCCCAGCCATCGAAGGGCGCACCGAAGGCGCCTCCGTACTCGACCAGTCCATGACCTGGGGATCCATCCTCCCGGCGGCGTGGAGCTTCATGCTCGCCGCCCGCGCCCGCGGGTTGGGCACCGTCTGGACCACCGCACAGGGCCCCCTGGAAAGGGAACTCGCCAAAGCCCTCGCAGTGCCCTACGACGAGGTGATGCTCGCCGCCTTCATCCCGATGGCATTCACCATCGGCACCAACTTCAAACCGGCCCACCGAATCCCCCGGGAGCAGGTACTGCGTTGGGAGCGGTGGTAA
- a CDS encoding MarR family winged helix-turn-helix transcriptional regulator has translation MLAEVGPCSQRVLSHELRIDRTVMVGICDGLEQAGHVRRERDATDRRADAVTITESGRKLLAQAEDAVPEFLDGTFHALTPAERGQLSGILGKLLQARP, from the coding sequence ATGCTCGCCGAGGTCGGCCCCTGCTCGCAGCGGGTCCTGAGCCACGAGTTGCGCATCGATCGCACAGTGATGGTCGGCATCTGCGACGGACTTGAACAGGCAGGCCACGTGCGCCGCGAACGAGACGCCACGGACCGCCGCGCCGATGCCGTCACCATCACCGAATCCGGCCGGAAACTCCTGGCCCAGGCCGAGGATGCCGTGCCCGAGTTCCTGGACGGAACCTTCCACGCCCTGACCCCTGCGGAGCGCGGTCAGCTCTCCGGCATCCTCGGCAAACTGCTGCAAGCTCGACCGTGA
- a CDS encoding DUF2200 domain-containing protein: protein MSRIFTVTFASVYPLYVTKVEKKGRTKAELDRVIEWLTGFDAAALDKHLTAGTTFTEFFAAAQLNPRASAITGTVCGVQVENIDDPLMQKIRYLDKLVDELAAGRPLDKILRA from the coding sequence ATGAGCCGCATCTTCACCGTCACGTTCGCATCCGTGTACCCGCTGTATGTCACGAAGGTCGAGAAGAAGGGTCGTACCAAGGCCGAACTAGATCGCGTGATCGAATGGCTGACCGGGTTCGACGCCGCGGCTCTGGACAAACACCTGACCGCCGGCACCACCTTCACCGAGTTCTTCGCCGCTGCCCAGCTCAACCCACGGGCCTCCGCCATCACCGGAACCGTGTGCGGCGTACAGGTCGAGAACATCGACGATCCCTTGATGCAGAAGATCCGCTATCTCGACAAACTCGTCGACGAACTCGCCGCCGGCAGGCCGCTCGACAAGATCCTGCGCGCCTGA
- a CDS encoding LysR family transcriptional regulator, translated as MNRGAGMYNVNRLRLLREVQLRGTLAAAAAALGLNPSSVSHQLSILEREAGVPLLEPVGRKVRLTAEALILVEHTEHILRHLEEAEADIAGVSGKVRGLVRVATFQTAAHQAIPDAVRALAAAHPALQVQVSHIPVEDALPALIARDYDVVLQEDFPGHPQRKLESVEITPVARDPLWLIAAATAPVKSIEDAATRPWVMEPVGTLSRRWGTATCRRAGFEPTVAYESSDVLLHVRLVAEAAAVALVPGLALASCDTTGVQQHPLRDSPARTISLAVRRGSGHAPAITAVRDAIAAQLRRP; from the coding sequence ATGAATCGGGGTGCCGGGATGTACAACGTGAATCGGCTGCGGCTGCTCCGCGAGGTTCAGCTGCGTGGCACGCTCGCGGCGGCCGCGGCGGCGCTCGGCCTGAATCCGTCGTCGGTCTCGCACCAGCTGTCGATCCTCGAGCGCGAGGCCGGGGTGCCGCTGCTCGAACCCGTCGGCCGGAAGGTCCGGCTGACCGCCGAGGCGCTGATCCTGGTCGAGCACACCGAGCACATCCTTCGCCACCTCGAAGAGGCGGAGGCTGACATCGCGGGCGTCTCCGGCAAGGTACGCGGACTGGTTCGGGTCGCGACGTTCCAGACCGCTGCCCATCAGGCGATCCCCGACGCCGTACGGGCACTCGCCGCGGCACACCCCGCCCTACAGGTGCAGGTCAGCCACATCCCCGTCGAAGACGCGCTTCCCGCCCTCATCGCCCGCGACTACGACGTCGTACTCCAGGAAGACTTTCCCGGCCACCCGCAACGAAAGCTCGAGAGCGTCGAAATCACGCCGGTCGCGCGAGACCCGCTGTGGCTCATCGCGGCGGCCACGGCTCCGGTGAAGTCAATCGAGGACGCGGCAACCCGCCCGTGGGTGATGGAACCCGTCGGGACGCTCTCCAGGCGCTGGGGTACCGCAACCTGCCGACGAGCCGGCTTCGAGCCAACGGTCGCGTACGAGTCGTCCGACGTGCTCCTGCACGTGAGACTCGTCGCCGAAGCAGCTGCGGTTGCCCTCGTACCTGGGCTGGCACTCGCATCCTGCGACACCACCGGCGTGCAGCAACACCCGCTTCGGGACAGCCCGGCCCGCACCATCTCTCTCGCGGTGCGACGCGGCAGCGGTCACGCGCCGGCAATCACCGCCGTCCGCGACGCGATCGCGGCCCAACTTCGCCGGCCGTGA